The genomic interval AATTATTTAGAGCAGCCAAGTAGTGGGGTGTCACACGAAGCCTTGGCGAAGTGGGACGAAAGTAAGTCCATGTATTACGTTTATATTCTAAAAATGGCCAACGGATTGTATTACCATGGTTATACCAACGACCTAAAACGAAGAATTCAGCAACACGAACATGGAGAAACTATTACTACTTCAAAATATTTACCAATTAAATTAGTTTGTTATCTTGCATTTACTAGCGAGAATAAAGCCAAAGAATTTGAGGAATATCTCAAAGGTGGATCTGGTTATGCTTTTAGAAACAGGCATCTACTATAATTCCTAGATATGAAAATTCTTAACGTAATCAGTTTCTTTTTAAATCTCCCCTACTCAATCGCCGGTTTAATAACCGAGTTAATATCTATTCCGAAAAGTATTTTTTTTCAATAAGGACCCACTAGCAATAATTACCCATATTAAAAAGTTTTGGTGGGAGTTTGGGTATATGAAAAATGCTCGGGCTACGACAATAGGACACGTAATACTTTTGAGTCCGAAAATAGAAGTGGATGATATCAACCACGAGTTAATTCATGTGGTCCAAAACCAAAAGGCACCACTGATACAACCTTTTCTGTATTACTTCGAGCTTCTTAAAAATGGTTACAAAAATAATAAATACGAAGTCGAAGCCTACAAGAAGTCTGAAAGTGTCTATCATGAAAAATAAAAGGCCAGAGTTGTAATTTCTGGCCTTACCGAATTAACTAAAGGCAGTAACTCCGAATCTTCTTAGAGTATCTCCAAAGTCTGGTAAATTACGAACTTTATACGAAAACCACTTTAGCAAACCATCGCGCTCCGCAGAATCTAAGTGGCTCAGAATCTCGTCATATTTTAAAAATACAGCCATAGACTCTGTAGTCGGAGTAAGTTTAAGCTTATGACATAAGTACATACCCCGTGAAGCCACTCCTCCCAAAGCTCGCCAGTATGTTCTCTGTCTAAATCCCATCCAAACTGCAATCCCCTGAAAACGAATGTCGTAGGATCTGTTACTTATGTGGTCCAAAGTTTTGGCTCCAAAAAAAGCCTCGCCACTTTCGGCCACGCACATTGCCATAGTAAGCCAGTCTGTATAGTTCGAATATACGCCAACTACGTCTTGCTGCATGTTTCCGGATACACCAGTAGCTGTAACGTTCTCAAACTCCCAGTCACTAAACGGCCCAAGTTTAAGTTGTGATTCGGCCTTCACAACACACTCACTAATACCAGGTTGGTTACGACAGTAACCATTGAAGATAACGTCACAATCAGCTGGAAGAAATCCGAGTAAAGTATCTCTAATAAATCCACCAGCAATTGCCGGATTGCTAAACAGTGGATTTATACTTGATGCTAGCCTTAAAACAGATAAACGATCTTGTAAACCTTTATCGCCGTTAAGTATTGTCTGAGCTGAATTTCTCGATAACATTTTTCTCACTCTCTCCGTAAATTTGGATTGCTGGATTTTATGTTAAATAAATAGTTAAGTCAAAATATATTGTACATATAAGTCGCGGCTTGCAAACTTATTAGCCACCACGAGTAAGTATCATAAGGTAGGTGACCTGAACTTGACGCAAAACCGGTAACCGACTACGCTTAATTTAATTATGCCCAGTGATTATCAGTATTTAGTAAAAAGCCATAAAGAATTAATAACTAAAACCGGCAAAAAATGCCTTAAACTAAGCTTGCTAAGTAGAACAGAAAAAGTAGAAGGGGTTATTTGGGAAGAAAATTTTGGCAACTGTGATTTTTCCGACGGTGCCATCATTGAAGTTACCGGTAATAAGAGCACTTACTTCGGCTCACCAACTATCAATATTGAACAGACTAAAATAATCAACGGTGATATAGCCACATTTCAACCACAAATTGCGACCATGGTTTTTGATATCGAAACTTTTGGGGCTAGTTTTGATAGTCTTACAGCACATCAACAAGAGTATTTAATAAACAATTTAACCAAAGGTGAAGAAGATCTAGAGAAAGCTAAACAAAAAACCGGGCTGTTTTACTTGTTCAGCCAGGTGGTAGCAATTGGGATGTTTAACCCCGACACTAATTCAGGTCAAGTTTTGGCAATTGCAGATACTGAGTTAAAACCAGAAAAAACTAATTATAAATATCAAAGCTGCGCCAACGAAAAGGAGCTGCTAGAAAAATTCTGGGAATTAAGCATTAATTACAAAAGATTCGTTGGTTTTAATAGTAAAGAATTTGATTTGCCGTTTTTAAAGATGCGTTCCGCGATTAACCGAGTAAAAGTTAGCAACGATTTAAAGTCAGAACGCGGCAATTTTATCGATCTTCAAGACGAACTAAAACAAGGCCGAGCTTATAAATTGGAGTTTATTTGCGAAGCTTTTGGGATAGAAAATCCCAAGGAAGCTGGGGTATCAGGGTTAGCCGTGCAAGGTTTATTTAAAAATAAACAGTACCAAACAATTGCCGATTATGTGGCGCGTGACGCCTACTCTACCGCTGAACTATACAAAATCTGGCTTAAATACATGAGTTTTGATTAGTCACGAACGCCGGCAATGAAAAGCCGAGCCGATAACTTAACAATATCTCATACTTAACTAACGACTTTGTCGACATTGTATCTGGTTGGGAACATGCTTTTGTTTACTTAGTCACCAACAGACATTTAATAGCTGTATAATATATCCATGTTCATAGATAGATTGAAAGAGCTATTTAAGTTAACAGGAATTCCGGTTTTAATTGCATCCCTGTGTTGCTTAGCGCCGATTATTCTAGTGGCCGCCGGTATTTCCACGTTATCTTTTGCCATTTCTTTAACTAATTTACTCGATGGAACTTATCGTTGGGTCTTTATGCTAGCTGGCGTAATTTCACTAATAGTAAGTTTAATTATTTATTTTCGGAGACGAGGAATTTGCACCGTTAGTCAAGTGTTACGACAACGAAATGAAATAATTAATAAGACAATCCTAAGCATCCTTGTCAGTATTATTCTTTACTATCTTTTCTTTTATGTATTTCTCGGCGCAATTGGACGAGGACTTAAAATTTGGAAATAATCGATCTGTATTAAATTATTATATAATCCTCAATATATGCAGCAATTAAAAGTTCCAATTTATACCCAAGAAAAAGCTAATACCTGCGGCCTGGCGGCTTTACGAATGATTTTGGGGTATTTTGGGGATAATGTTAGTGAGACCGAGCTAAACAAAAACATAAAACTTCACAGCTTTGGCACTTTTACTACCGAAATTGGATTGATTCCTATTAAAAGAGGGTACCGTGTTACTATCGAAATCTTTCACTTAGGTATATTCGGTCCTCTAGCATTACCTTTCAGAACAGTAATTACGTCGAACATAATTAGTAATATTAAACCAAACCCTAGAGACAAGTGGACATACGAAAGTATTAAATCGTTTTTAAAAGCAGGTGGTTTAATGATTTACAATCCGCCAACCATCCAAATAATTGAAAACATATTAAAGTCTAAAAAACCGATGTTAGTAAATATTAATACCGCGACTTTAGGAAAGTATAAAAATGTTTGGTCTAATGGGCATTTTGTTGTAATCCAAGGCTTTGACTCAAAAAATTTTACTGTCTTAGATCCTGGCAGATTTGTGCAAAAACAAAGTTACGAAATAGACAAAAATGAATTAGTACTCGCTTCCACCATAAACTGTGCTTGGTCGAGTGGGTACTTAATGTCTTTTTCGAAGTAGTAGTTATAAACTGGCCGTAAGTCTAATTTATAACGTGACAACTATGCCCAAACTAATTAAATATCAAATTGAATTGTTGGTAGTCTTTGGTTTCAGTCCAATAGGTAGGCCCTGATACCCAAGCAACCATAAAGCTTTATCAAAAATTAACCAACTAACTTCTGCCTCCTTACAAGCATTACTCCATAAATTCTTAACTCTTGAAATAAAAAGCGATTGACTTATATTTATAGGATATGAAGAAACTAGCCATAATTGTAATCCTATTAATAATAGGAGCTGTAGTTTTAAGTAATATTTTTATTTCTCCGATTTTAAAAAATTATACGGCGTGCATTTTGGATGTAGAAAATAATGTAAACTTTGATACTACGAAACAAAACTTAGAAAAAATTCCCACCGCAGCCGCAAAATATTTATATGTATGTACGGAAGATCAACGGGCCCTGTTAAACTTAAAAGCTTGTATGAGTAAACAACGGCAGCAAAGTCTTTTTAGCGTAATTATAGAAAAAATCTTAGAGCCACGAACGACTAATTTATACGATGACCACAACCGTAGGTGCGGCGATTTACCAGTTTAAGAACTACTTAATAAATGCCAGAAATTAGTCAAAATTATCAAATAACAGGATTAGATAAGGAAGCGCTGTTTACGGAGGCAACCGGGGCCATGGAAAAAATTGGTGGGTATATAATTTCTGAAAATATAGATCCGATAACTAATAATAAAATCTGCAAGTTTGGCGTAAAAAGCTTTTGGACTGGAAATGCTATTGAGATTAGTTATTCAGTAAATGAGCAAGGGGAATTAAATGTATTAGGTTATATACCGCAAATTAGCATTAGCCCGCTAACTAAGCAAATGGATAGCTTTATAAATACTTTGGCTACTAATCTAAACCAAAAATACCAGATTAATTTTAAACACCCAAAACTAACTGTTTTTCTACCACCTTACAAAATGAAAATAAATGAGCTAGATAAAAAGATATTTTACTATGGATTAATACCAATTATATCTATACTTATTTTGGCAGCGATAGACGAAATTAGGCATTATGCTCTGCCAATTTTCGAAAATTTTCTAAAGCTACTTATTAAATCTACCCCCTAACAATCTGTTAGTTTTTCTAATACTTAGAAAGTAATGTAAAATTTTAAAAGTTAAAAAATGTCGCTAAATCATACTCGCTAT from candidate division WWE3 bacterium carries:
- a CDS encoding GIY-YIG nuclease family protein, producing the protein MYYVYILKMANGLYYHGYTNDLKRRIQQHEHGETITTSKYLPIKLVCYLAFTSENKAKEFEEYLKGGSGYAFRNRHLL
- a CDS encoding ribonuclease H-like domain-containing protein codes for the protein MPSDYQYLVKSHKELITKTGKKCLKLSLLSRTEKVEGVIWEENFGNCDFSDGAIIEVTGNKSTYFGSPTINIEQTKIINGDIATFQPQIATMVFDIETFGASFDSLTAHQQEYLINNLTKGEEDLEKAKQKTGLFYLFSQVVAIGMFNPDTNSGQVLAIADTELKPEKTNYKYQSCANEKELLEKFWELSINYKRFVGFNSKEFDLPFLKMRSAINRVKVSNDLKSERGNFIDLQDELKQGRAYKLEFICEAFGIENPKEAGVSGLAVQGLFKNKQYQTIADYVARDAYSTAELYKIWLKYMSFD
- a CDS encoding C39 family peptidase is translated as MQQLKVPIYTQEKANTCGLAALRMILGYFGDNVSETELNKNIKLHSFGTFTTEIGLIPIKRGYRVTIEIFHLGIFGPLALPFRTVITSNIISNIKPNPRDKWTYESIKSFLKAGGLMIYNPPTIQIIENILKSKKPMLVNINTATLGKYKNVWSNGHFVVIQGFDSKNFTVLDPGRFVQKQSYEIDKNELVLASTINCAWSSGYLMSFSK